TGCCGGAAGACTTCACGCCCGTTCATGGAAGGTATGTGGAGGCCTTTGTCCATGATTTCCCGGCTCAACCAGGGCTTGTACCGGCTTCCAGGGGCCGCCAGCCATAATTCCCTGGCATATTTCCCATCGGAATGGAGGTGGGTAGAAAGAATACGTGAATCCGAATTGGTTGCCTGCAACACGACGGCCCCTGCGCCGTCTCCAAAGAGAATGGCCATGTCCCGGTGTTCCGTTTCAAACTTTATGGCTGTGCTCTGGATTTCCGCACCGATGAGCAGGACGTTTTCATGCGTGCCAGTTTTGAGGAATTGATCGGCGACAGCGAGACCGTAAACAAAACCGGAGCAGGCAGCTCTCAGGTCAAAAGCCCCCACATTTTTCATTCCCATCTTTTCCTGAATTTGAACCGCCGAACCGGGAAAGAAGAAGTCGGAGGAGATGGTGGCGAAAATGACCAGATCGATATCTTCCGGTGAAAGTTCAGCCATTTCAAGGGCTTTTTCCGCAGCCGTGACGCCAAGGTCAGAAGTGCCCACATCCCCCTCGGCGAAATGCCGTTCCTTGATTCCGGTGCGTTCCGTTATCCAGTCGTCTGATGTATCCATCAGTTTTTCAAGATCGGCATTGGAGACAATTTTTTCTGGAGCGTAATGACCTATACCAGCGATACGTG
This genomic stretch from Candidatus Neomarinimicrobiota bacterium harbors:
- a CDS encoding beta-ketoacyl-ACP synthase III; its protein translation is MKHARIAGIGHYAPEKIVSNADLEKLMDTSDDWITERTGIKERHFAEGDVGTSDLGVTAAEKALEMAELSPEDIDLVIFATISSDFFFPGSAVQIQEKMGMKNVGAFDLRAACSGFVYGLAVADQFLKTGTHENVLLIGAEIQSTAIKFETEHRDMAILFGDGAGAVVLQATNSDSRILSTHLHSDGKYARELWLAAPGSRYKPWLSREIMDKGLHIPSMNGREVFRHAVVRFPEVIHEALDHNNLTLDDVKLIIPHQANLRISQAVAKRLGVDMDMVYSNIHKYGNTTAASIPIAMSEAYSEGRFGKGDIVIAAAFGSGFTWASAAIRW